From Chelatococcus sp. YT9, a single genomic window includes:
- a CDS encoding DUF2285 domain-containing protein: MPPIEPFEDAPPVSSELTAYDRAHIKLYMRLLDAAADGAEWTEAAQILFGIDPALEPDRARRVHDAHLARAKWMAQTGYRHLLWKR, from the coding sequence ATGCCCCCGATAGAACCCTTCGAGGATGCTCCGCCGGTCTCCAGCGAATTAACCGCCTACGATCGTGCCCATATCAAGCTTTACATGCGACTGCTGGATGCCGCTGCCGATGGTGCCGAGTGGACCGAAGCCGCTCAAATCCTGTTTGGCATCGACCCCGCCCTCGAGCCGGATCGCGCGCGCCGAGTCCATGATGCTCATCTGGCGCGCGCCAAATGGATGGCGCAGACCGGTTACCGTCATCTTCTCTGGAAGCGCTAG
- a CDS encoding helix-turn-helix transcriptional regulator, which translates to MITARQSRAARALLGWTQETLADKARVSLTALKRLESESGLEVYESTRDQVRRALEAAGVVLLSTERGHGVLLVHDGGDKKR; encoded by the coding sequence ATGATCACCGCCCGACAGTCGCGGGCCGCGCGCGCCTTGCTGGGTTGGACACAGGAGACGCTTGCTGACAAGGCCCGTGTATCACTGACCGCGCTCAAGCGCCTCGAATCCGAAAGCGGCCTCGAGGTGTACGAAAGCACGCGCGATCAGGTCCGTCGGGCTCTCGAAGCAGCCGGTGTCGTCCTTCTGTCGACCGAGCGTGGACACGGAGTGCTGCTGGTCCATGATGGTGGTGACAAAAAGCGCTGA
- a CDS encoding helix-turn-helix domain-containing protein — protein MRPNLAALPPRYLRTKEAAVFLSLSARTLEKHRTYGTGPAYRKLGGRVVYSVADLEAWASRGAVTSTSDPRGQVLPAKRHMPAACGSAGGINR, from the coding sequence ATGCGACCCAATCTCGCCGCCCTGCCGCCACGCTACCTGCGCACCAAGGAAGCGGCGGTGTTTCTCAGCCTTTCGGCGCGCACGCTGGAAAAGCACCGCACCTATGGAACCGGCCCGGCCTATCGCAAGCTCGGCGGGCGCGTCGTCTATTCGGTAGCCGATCTCGAAGCCTGGGCTTCGCGCGGCGCGGTCACGTCAACCTCCGATCCGCGCGGACAGGTTCTGCCAGCCAAACGGCACATGCCAGCGGCCTGTGGGTCGGCCGGCGGCATCAATCGCTGA
- a CDS encoding replication initiator protein A: MAIRRRSPSERGQLNLFRALPGDFAPRDAQDLMAYPFFSLAKSHRITPIDFTAGKIAIRVEAVADHGMATIWDADILIWAASQIVEARDTGLRTSRLMAATPYEILTFIGRGTSLRDYQRLKAALDRLQSTTISTTIRQPAEGRRHRFSWINEWQERTDGNGRPDGIELIVPDWFYRAVLDDALILTIDRAYFDLTGGLDRWLYRLVRKHGGHQKGGWRFDFRHLHQKSGSLSPYKRFAFELRDIIRRQPLPGYRLFTEIETGRRALLAFEPWPACGKAVDGLVLSGTRTIVPSGTGGSCYQEPDPGLRHGDRSANRARNRESNTESNLEERRRDVENLCRGARFREPGRGFMNSLQETRTGFTNREPDHE; the protein is encoded by the coding sequence ATGGCGATCCGGCGACGTTCCCCGTCCGAGCGCGGGCAGCTCAACCTGTTCAGAGCGCTTCCCGGTGACTTCGCACCGCGGGACGCGCAGGACCTCATGGCGTATCCATTCTTCTCGCTCGCCAAATCACATCGCATCACCCCGATCGACTTCACCGCCGGAAAAATTGCGATCCGCGTCGAGGCGGTTGCCGACCACGGCATGGCAACGATCTGGGACGCTGATATCCTGATCTGGGCTGCCAGCCAGATCGTCGAAGCGCGCGATACAGGCCTGCGCACCTCGCGGCTCATGGCGGCGACGCCCTATGAGATTCTCACCTTCATCGGCCGCGGCACCAGCCTGCGCGATTACCAGCGCCTCAAGGCGGCACTCGACCGGCTGCAATCCACCACCATCTCGACCACGATCCGCCAGCCCGCCGAAGGACGGCGACACCGCTTCTCCTGGATCAATGAATGGCAGGAGCGAACCGACGGCAACGGGCGCCCCGACGGTATCGAACTGATCGTGCCGGACTGGTTTTATCGGGCTGTCCTGGACGATGCGCTGATCCTGACCATCGATCGGGCCTATTTCGATCTGACCGGCGGGCTCGACCGCTGGCTTTACCGGCTCGTGCGCAAGCATGGCGGTCATCAGAAGGGCGGATGGCGGTTCGATTTTCGTCATCTGCACCAGAAGTCTGGCTCTCTCTCGCCCTATAAGCGCTTTGCCTTCGAACTGCGCGATATCATCCGCCGCCAGCCGCTGCCCGGCTACAGGCTCTTTACCGAGATCGAGACCGGGCGCCGGGCGCTGCTCGCCTTCGAGCCATGGCCGGCCTGTGGAAAAGCTGTGGACGGCCTCGTGCTATCGGGAACCCGAACTATCGTGCCATCGGGAACCGGTGGCTCGTGCTATCAGGAACCCGATCCGGGTTTAAGGCACGGAGATCGTTCGGCAAATCGCGCCCGTAACAGAGAGTCTAACACAGAATCTAACCTTGAAGAGCGCAGGCGCGATGTTGAAAACCTCTGTC
- a CDS encoding helix-turn-helix domain-containing protein — MKTEAEALDMIGDHFRRARLAAGLTQEQVADLAGISRPRYRDIETGAAAARATTLINVARALGLEMMLVPQAMVPAIEALLSHEGEDDRPAFSPQAEGDDE; from the coding sequence ATGAAAACCGAAGCAGAGGCTCTGGATATGATCGGCGACCATTTTCGGCGCGCACGGCTAGCGGCGGGCCTGACGCAGGAACAGGTCGCCGATCTCGCCGGCATATCCCGTCCCCGCTATCGCGACATCGAAACCGGAGCCGCAGCGGCACGCGCCACGACTCTGATCAATGTTGCAAGGGCGCTTGGCCTGGAGATGATGCTGGTTCCTCAGGCGATGGTCCCGGCCATTGAGGCGCTGCTCAGCCATGAGGGCGAGGACGACCGGCCGGCTTTCAGCCCACAAGCGGAGGGTGACGATGAATAG
- a CDS encoding DUF6499 domain-containing protein, whose amino-acid sequence MRPDTSHWRDGRRYEFFDTLSVEGLAWECLRRFERYQEHYGELVAMKAEDHPYSTDAQRHWGLRFPGSSEPFRASSGHPMVAARQSGGLAC is encoded by the coding sequence GTGCGACCGGACACTTCCCATTGGCGAGACGGTCGTCGCTATGAATTCTTCGACACGCTCTCGGTCGAAGGGCTCGCATGGGAATGTTTGCGGCGGTTTGAACGCTACCAGGAGCATTATGGCGAACTCGTCGCCATGAAGGCCGAAGATCATCCCTATTCAACCGACGCCCAGCGTCACTGGGGGTTGCGATTTCCCGGCTCGTCCGAGCCTTTCCGCGCTTCGTCAGGACATCCTATGGTCGCCGCTCGCCAATCCGGCGGTCTTGCTTGCTGA
- a CDS encoding DUF2285 domain-containing protein: MSAAVRPSPEGLHAIHRGGIVAQILLLSGRKTDRASAVILPLDDNLPDRVEAVLRLWQALSARPVTRDGRITPYQRRRIRLMMRAADGRANGATYREIAIALFGPERVAAEPWKTSSLRDAVIGLIESAGPLINGGYRKLLRHRRRS, encoded by the coding sequence GTGTCTGCTGCCGTTCGCCCGAGTCCGGAAGGTCTTCATGCCATCCATCGCGGCGGCATCGTCGCGCAGATCCTGCTGCTGTCGGGCCGAAAGACCGATAGAGCCTCGGCTGTCATCCTGCCACTCGACGACAATCTGCCCGATCGGGTCGAGGCAGTGCTGCGGCTCTGGCAAGCGCTGAGCGCGCGCCCCGTTACGCGCGACGGACGCATCACGCCGTATCAGCGTCGACGTATCCGACTGATGATGCGAGCCGCTGACGGCCGGGCCAATGGCGCGACCTATCGCGAGATCGCCATCGCTCTGTTCGGCCCCGAGCGGGTTGCGGCCGAGCCCTGGAAGACCTCATCCTTGCGTGATGCCGTGATCGGGCTGATCGAAAGCGCCGGGCCGCTCATCAATGGCGGCTATCGCAAATTGCTACGGCATCGTCGCCGATCCTGA